The genome window TCCTATAAAAGAATTTTCTAAAGCGCCTCTTTGTAAAATTTTCTTAGCTCAACAGTCATTTGATGCATATCATTTAATTTTATTATGCCTCGTCTTGGCCGGTCAAGAACCAGCGTAATATAGATAACTATCGCCACCAAAAAATGGAAAATCAATATTGCCAGCCAATCTCTCCTTTTTCTGCCAATGCCGGCATAACCTGCAAAAAAAGCTGTAGCCAGCGACAGGATAAAAAGCATATATACAATGGGGTCAGGCACGCGGTCCCTAACGGCAGTATGCCTGGCTTCCTGTACTTTCAGTAACTCATGTAACGCAGGTATCATTTGCTCTGAGGCCAGTTGGTTGTCAGGGTTACGGGAGAGACGCACTGCCCTTTTCCAGATAGTAAGAATGAGCAGGCGGCTTTTTTCACGGGTGGC of Pontibacter deserti contains these proteins:
- a CDS encoding bestrophin-like domain, with the protein product MKDNSIFYATDLWLIMLLLFVMLVVATYVGMHVGLIRKPYATATDEHSVVIASVLGLQGLLLAFTFAMAGSRFEARRQSISDENTGIRTVIMMADLYEPAERQEFRKEIKAYLDTRIKYYEMDFKPTLLAATREKSRLLILTIWKRAVRLSRNPDNQLASEQMIPALHELLKVQEARHTAVRDRVPDPIVYMLFILSLATAFFAGYAGIGRKRRDWLAILIFHFLVAIVIYITLVLDRPRRGIIKLNDMHQMTVELRKFYKEAL